CGTCCCGACCATCCCTTCTGCGCTCGCGCCGTCAAAGCGGCCAAAAACGTTTACGCTCAGCCCATGGTGGTCGAACTGACTCAGCTTGGCGCCGGTCCCGCCGCCGTGTTTCGCGACGCGTGGCCAGACCTGCCTATTTTCGGCATCGGCCCCGCCAACACCAGCGGCAACCACCACGCGCCCGACGAGAACCTCGGCCTCGAAGACTACAAAAACTCGATCAAATACCTGATCGAACTCTGTTATTCCTACGTTCGTGATTAAAGCTCTCGCCAAAGGGACAGCACAGTGGACACGGGGGACGTTCGCGGTCTGCATGCCCATTGCGCTGTCTCTGGCCTTCAACCGCACGAACAATCAGGTGACGCCGCTTGTCGTCGCCTGCTTCGCGGCCGTAGCCGGCGGTGGAGTGTTCAGCGATCACTGCTCGCCCCTGTTCGACACAACCGTTCTTTCCTCCGCGGGAGCGGCGGCTGATCACATCGATCACGTCAAGACCCAGCCGCCTTATGCGCTCGTCTGCGCCGCGGCGGCTTCAGTCGCTTATCTCTTCGCGGGGTTCTCGATGGGATAATCCCGTCATCGTTCCGTCGAAGCGAGGCCGGTCTCTTGGCTGAGGCCGGCCTCTTTCGTGCCAAACGGTTCTCCGCGCGCAAAACGCTGCCCTTCCCCGTCAAACAAAACGTCGTTCCGCGCGGCTGTCAGGAGCGCCCGGCAAAGAGATAAAGCGGCGCCGACGTTCGGGGAAAAAGCGCCTTTTTCGCCTCGCGTGTGTTATGATATGAATGTTCTGAAAGACTTCTTGCATCTGTCTTTCATCAATCCACCGCTGAGGAGTGGCTTTCATGAATGGTTCCATCGCGACAAAATTCAAAAAGTCCATCATGTTCCTCTTCAAGATCCTGATCGTCGTTACCGCCGTCGGGCTTTACATCGGCGGCTTCAAGATCTGGTACGAAGCGCCGCGTCTGATGTTCAAGGACAATTATGTCGTCGGCGTGGTCTACCTGCTGGTGTTCTATACTCTCAGTTACTCGTACGGGGCTTATCGTATCGGCATCCTGCGCCTGCGCGAGCTGATCTATTCCTTCTCGCTGGCGCTGACCATCGCCAATTTCACGGGATATTCGCAGCTGAGCCTCATGCTGCACCGTTTCATCGCGGTGGGGCCGATGTTGTTGCTCACGTTCGCGCAAGTTCTGGCGGGAACGTTGCTCTACGTCGCCGCCAACGCCGTTTATTTCGCCATCAATCCCGCCCGCGACGCGCTGGCGATCCTCGCCAATCCCGAGGACGACGAGCGCGTGCTGAAAAAATTCCTCCGCGAGAGCAAACGCTACCGCATCGTCCAGTACTGCCACGAGAGCGACGGGGATGCGGCGGTGCGGCGCGCCATGGACGGGCAGCCGCTGGTGCTCATGTTCGGGCACGGGCGCCCGCAGTTCCGCAGTATGGTGATCCGTCACTGCTACGAAACGGACAAGCGTCTGCTCATGGTCCCCAACGTGGACGAGATTTTCGTCCACAGCGCCGTACGCTGCCAGATCGACGACATTCCCGCCTTCCTGTTCCGCGGACATCAAATGGGCAGCGAGCAGAAGCTTATCAAGCGCGCCATCGACGTCGCCGGTTCGGCCGCGGCGCTGGTCGCGCTCAGCCCGCTGATGCTGCTCGCCGCGCTGTCGGTCCGTCTGCACGACGGCGGCCCGGCGTTCTACCGGCAGACGCGCGTCACCGAGGGCGGACGGACGTTCCAGCTGTACAAGTTCCGCACCATGGTGCAAAACGCCGAGTCCAACGGCGCCGAGATGGCTTCCAATCACGACGGCCGCGTCACCGCCGTGGGGCGCTGGCTGCGCATGCTGCGCATCGACGAGCTGCCGCAGCTGTTCAATATTCTCAAAGGCGACATGTCCATCGTCGGCCCGCGTCCGGAGCGCCCCGAGCTGATCGAGCAGTACTGCCGCCAATACCCGGAGTTCCGCTACCGTCTCAAGGTCAAGGCCGGCCTGACGGGCTATGCGCAGGTGTTCGGCCGCTACAACACGCTGTTCGAGGACAAGCTCAAGCTGGATCTGCTCTACATTCAGCATTTTTCGCTGATCTTCGATTTCTATCTGATGATCTCCACCGTCAAGGTGCTCTTCATGCCGTCGAGTTCGGAGGGCGTCGAGGAAAAAGACCCCAGCGGCAAATGAGCGTAACGAGACAAGGCCCGGCGTCGGAAAAAATTTTCCGGCGCCGGGCCTTTATTCTTTAATGAATGTAATCGTTTTTCGCGTTTCTACATTTTTCTCAGCGCGCTGACCACCGCTTCGATGGATTCGAGCGCGTCCTCGGGCAGCTCGTCGACGCCGCCTCCGGCAGTCTCGCGGCCGGCGATGAAGCGGGCGCGGTCTTTCATGCGGGCCATGAAAGCGGCGCGGTACTTTTCGTCTCCCAGGTCCATCCCGAAGCCTTCGACTGGCAGATATTCGACGCCGGGCAGCCCCGTCGGTTCGAACTTCGCCGTGCCGTCGACGACGGCTTCGAGTGCGGCGAACGTGTCTTCCTTCTTCACTTTCTTGCCCATGAAGTCGCCGGTGTTGAGAACGTAGCAGTCAACGCCGTCCTCGATCAGCGCCTTGAAGCGCTCGTAGTCCATGGACAGCGGATAGGTGCGGAACGGATTGGCGTAGCTTTCGATCACCAGCGCGTCGGGATCGACGCCATGGGCCAGCTGTTCGGCCGAGGTGCGTTTGGTGGCCAGCGTGGCCCCCATCGCCGCGGCCAGCGAAGCGCCGGTGAGCTTGAGCATCGGCGGCAGCGTCGGGTCCTTCATGAGCCAGCATACGGCGCTGAGCGGTTCGTCGATGCGGTCCACGCGGTTGGCCGTCCACAGGCGCGACTTGACGGCGCGGCCGTTGCCGTTGCGCACGTCCTCGGTGACGGCGATCGTTTTGCCGGCGGCGTCGCGCGTGACGCCGCAGTTCTGCACCGTCAGCAGATACTTGTTGGCCTCGCAGCCGATCGGGTAATCCTGCAGTTTGTCGAAGTACGTCGGCTCCATGGCGATGGCGTACTTTTCCCTGACGTTGACGACGAACGCGTCGTCGTGCAGCACCATGATGTCGTACTTGCCGCCGTGAGTCGCGTGGGTGATGGTCGATTTGCCGGAACCGGAAAGGCCGAACACGGCCAGCACGAACTTTTTGCCGTCGCGGCGCGTGAAACGCTTCAGGCCGCCGTGGCAGGAGGCGTAACCGTGGCGCGCGGCCGTGCCCCAGCCGAGCGTCAGCGTGCCCTTTTTGAACTCGCCGAAGTACCGCATGCCGAGAATGGCCGCGCAGTTCTGCTGCGGCGAGAAGAAGGCCAGCCCGAGCGGGAAGTCGGGATGCGTCCAGTACGGATCGGTGTAGACGAGGATGTCGCCTTCGCCGGGAATGACGCGGCTGCCGGCGTAGAATTTTTTCACGTCGTCGGTCATGAACTGGAAGTTCAGCACCCAGCTCAGCAGATTGTTCTCGAATCCTTCGGGAATCAGGAGACGGGCGCGGACGGTGAAATCCTTGTCAAGCCCGACGACCGCTTCGGCTTCGTAAAAGCGGCGGAAGCGGCCCTGATAAATCGCCTCGCGCACGATCTTGCACAGCCCGGCCGTGTCCACGCCGGGAGTGCCGACGATGCGGCGGGCGGCGGCGGCGCGGCCGACGACGGCGCCATCGTCGAACATCAGCACGTTCGCGCCCTTCGGCAGCCCCTGCGCTTCCGGCTTATACACGGGCATGCCGGTCAGCTCCAGCGTGCCAGGACTGTTTTTCGCCAGCTCGTAAGCTTCGGCGACGCTTTCGATCTTCGTGACGTTGTTGCCGTAAAACGGGGTTTCGACGATGGTTCGTACGGGCAAACTGTTGATTTTCTTGAAGAGTTCCGCGTTTTCGAAGTGCTCCAATTCAACCATAAGATTCACTTCTCCTCTTTTCCGTCATCCGCACATCTGCGGTCATTAAGAATCTCTTGCATCACCCGGTGCGTCTGCGTACGATAACGCAAGAACTTCTTCCGTGTTTCACGAGTTTATAGAAAAATGCCGAAGCAGTCAATTAAAATCTTATATTTCAACTATATTTTTTACAAACATCCTGTGAATCTATCTTTCTACGCTCTCCCTCAAATTTCACCCCAAAGGGTGATGTCTTTTCTTTCTTTTATCGGTATGTTATATTTAAACAAATTTTCCGAAAGGGATTGTTTCGCACGCCCCGACAGATCCCAATATTGTTGTTTTCGCTGATGCGTCAGGACATCTTTACCGTTACGCTTATTGCAAAGCAATAAAATCCGCGTTGGAAGGAAGTCCTCGTCATGAAACGGTTCTGTCGCGCCACAGCCTTTTTCCTGATTCTGCTGACGCTCGCCGTCGCCTTTGTGCTTTTCGGAATGGTCGCGGGCCGGGCGCAGCTTCTCAACGCCGTGCGTTTTTAAAAGCCTTAATTTTTTGGAGGTGTCCGTTATGAATCGCAAAATCCTTCGTTTTGCCCTCGCCGCGCTGACGGTGCTGGCACTCGCGGTCACGGCCGTCGCGGCGCCGCTGCGAAAAAACAGGGCCATCGCCGTCATCCTTTACGACGTCGAGCCCGGCACGCGCTACACGTCGCTGTCCAGCTGGAGCTACTACGGCGGCATGAGCTACACGCATTATTCGTCCGCTGCCCGCGGCGCCGCCCTGGCGACGGAGACGATCCGCAGCGCGCTGGTGAAAAACGGCTACAAGGTCGTCAGCGACCAGGTCACCGCCCGCATCATCAAGGCCCAGCCCAAACAGCCCGGCCCCGGCGCCGTCAAAAAGATCAGCCGCGCTCACGGCGTCAGCCAGTATGTGGACGGCACCGTGGAAGTGCTGGACACGATCCGCAACGAGTTCGGCATGTACACCGGCTCGGCCGTCGTCATGGTGCACGTTTACGATTCCACGGGGCGCACGCTCTTCTCCGACTCCGCCATGGGCAAAGAAGTGGGCGCCACTCCTGACGAGTCCGAGATCAAGGCCGTCAGAAAAGCGGCGGAAGAACTGGCCGAAAAGATCACCGGCGTATCCGCCAATCCCGACGTCGCCGAGGGCGGTTTCTACGTCTTCGTCAGAGGCGCGCGCGATTTCAAAACCGTGCAAAGCGTGGTCACCGCCTGCAAGACGGTTTACGGCGTCACATCCGCCCGCGCGGGGCGTTTCGACGGCGATTGGGCCCAGCTGACCGTGTTCGGCAATTTCGACCTCAAGGAGCTGCAGAAAGCCATCGTCGACAAGGTGCCTTACGCCCGCATCAACGACATCACCGACAGCACCTTGTACGTCGATATTTATTAGACCGAAGGGAGCCTCCAGAACTCATGAAAAGACCGCTCAGAATCCTGCTGGCGCTTTGCGCCGCCCTGTGCCTCGCCGCACCGTCTTTCGCGGCCTACACCATCTCCGTTGAAACGTTCCGCAACAGCAGCGGCCGCCACGTGCCCGTCGATTCCATCATGGACATGATGATCACCGAACTCGTCAACAGCGGCACCTTTCAGGTCGTCGAGCGCGACCGTCTCGACGTGATCGCCCGCGAGCAGCGCATGGGGCAGTCCGGCCTGATCGACAGCAACACGGCCTCGCGCACCGGACGGCTTGCCGGCGCGCAGTACATGATGACCGGCGCCGTCACCAAGTACAGCGCCAGCGACACCGCCGGCGGCGGCATTATCGGCGGCGGCAGCAGCCTGATCGGCGGCCTGATCAACACCAACACCGCCTACGTCACGCTCGACGTCAGGATCGTCGATACCACGACCGGCGCCATTGTTTACGCCGGCCGCGCCGAAGGCGCCGGCACCAACGTGATGGGCGGCCTGCTGAGCCGTTATGCGGGCTTCGGCACCGGCCGCAGCGGCGGACAGCTGGCGACGGCCACTCACAAAGCCATCACAAAGGTCGTCGCCAATCTCCGCGCCGCGATCGGCGCCGGAGCCGCTCCCGGCCGCGCCGAAGGCTTTCACGTGCTCGACGCCAAAGGCGCCCGCAACGTCACCATCGACGCCGGCACGACGACCGGCGGCGCCCGCAAGGGAC
The window above is part of the Pyramidobacter piscolens W5455 genome. Proteins encoded here:
- a CDS encoding Na+/H+ antiporter NhaC family protein; protein product: MIKALAKGTAQWTRGTFAVCMPIALSLAFNRTNNQVTPLVVACFAAVAGGGVFSDHCSPLFDTTVLSSAGAAADHIDHVKTQPPYALVCAAAASVAYLFAGFSMG
- a CDS encoding exopolysaccharide biosynthesis polyprenyl glycosylphosphotransferase, which produces MNGSIATKFKKSIMFLFKILIVVTAVGLYIGGFKIWYEAPRLMFKDNYVVGVVYLLVFYTLSYSYGAYRIGILRLRELIYSFSLALTIANFTGYSQLSLMLHRFIAVGPMLLLTFAQVLAGTLLYVAANAVYFAINPARDALAILANPEDDERVLKKFLRESKRYRIVQYCHESDGDAAVRRAMDGQPLVLMFGHGRPQFRSMVIRHCYETDKRLLMVPNVDEIFVHSAVRCQIDDIPAFLFRGHQMGSEQKLIKRAIDVAGSAAALVALSPLMLLAALSVRLHDGGPAFYRQTRVTEGGRTFQLYKFRTMVQNAESNGAEMASNHDGRVTAVGRWLRMLRIDELPQLFNILKGDMSIVGPRPERPELIEQYCRQYPEFRYRLKVKAGLTGYAQVFGRYNTLFEDKLKLDLLYIQHFSLIFDFYLMISTVKVLFMPSSSEGVEEKDPSGK
- a CDS encoding phosphoenolpyruvate carboxykinase (ATP), translating into MVELEHFENAELFKKINSLPVRTIVETPFYGNNVTKIESVAEAYELAKNSPGTLELTGMPVYKPEAQGLPKGANVLMFDDGAVVGRAAAARRIVGTPGVDTAGLCKIVREAIYQGRFRRFYEAEAVVGLDKDFTVRARLLIPEGFENNLLSWVLNFQFMTDDVKKFYAGSRVIPGEGDILVYTDPYWTHPDFPLGLAFFSPQQNCAAILGMRYFGEFKKGTLTLGWGTAARHGYASCHGGLKRFTRRDGKKFVLAVFGLSGSGKSTITHATHGGKYDIMVLHDDAFVVNVREKYAIAMEPTYFDKLQDYPIGCEANKYLLTVQNCGVTRDAAGKTIAVTEDVRNGNGRAVKSRLWTANRVDRIDEPLSAVCWLMKDPTLPPMLKLTGASLAAAMGATLATKRTSAEQLAHGVDPDALVIESYANPFRTYPLSMDYERFKALIEDGVDCYVLNTGDFMGKKVKKEDTFAALEAVVDGTAKFEPTGLPGVEYLPVEGFGMDLGDEKYRAAFMARMKDRARFIAGRETAGGGVDELPEDALESIEAVVSALRKM
- a CDS encoding CsgG/HfaB family protein, which translates into the protein MKRPLRILLALCAALCLAAPSFAAYTISVETFRNSSGRHVPVDSIMDMMITELVNSGTFQVVERDRLDVIAREQRMGQSGLIDSNTASRTGRLAGAQYMMTGAVTKYSASDTAGGGIIGGGSSLIGGLINTNTAYVTLDVRIVDTTTGAIVYAGRAEGAGTNVMGGLLSRYAGFGTGRSGGQLATATHKAITKVVANLRAAIGAGAAPGRAEGFHVLDAKGARNVTIDAGTTTGGARKGQYYAVYREGEAIRDLHGNVLDAEHYYVAVIQVIEARPQYSKAKIVRGGGLRRGDGIEPIRKPDDVKLDYE